One genomic window of Blastocatellia bacterium includes the following:
- a CDS encoding amidohydrolase family protein yields the protein MPIIDIVVNLWTEEVTKNYPSKLDIFWKWVKIYEQTKAGIPLEEQLRRMDAAGIEKGLLVATTGGKPGSDEFFEKPYWLIQQVIEQHPKRFKGLIGINPYQIMTWLKKLDYCVRELGFVGAHVYPHWYGAPPDDRAYYPFYAKCAELGVPIQIQVGHSAQQFLPTVARPITLDRVAIDFPELTIIGIHIGYPWTEEMIAVAWKHPNVYIGTDAHAPRYWDPSLIRFINGRGQDKVLFGTDWPVIEFERAIKEINELELKESVKQKLLYENAVRVYRLEQWV from the coding sequence ATGCCCATCATTGACATCGTTGTGAATCTGTGGACAGAGGAAGTCACTAAAAACTATCCGAGCAAGCTCGACATCTTTTGGAAGTGGGTCAAGATTTACGAACAGACCAAAGCCGGCATTCCGCTGGAGGAACAACTGCGACGCATGGATGCTGCCGGCATCGAGAAAGGCTTGCTGGTGGCAACAACAGGCGGCAAGCCCGGCTCAGATGAGTTTTTTGAGAAACCGTATTGGCTGATCCAGCAAGTTATTGAGCAACATCCCAAGCGGTTCAAAGGACTGATTGGAATCAATCCGTACCAGATCATGACGTGGCTGAAGAAACTGGATTACTGCGTGCGCGAACTGGGATTCGTGGGCGCGCACGTTTATCCTCATTGGTATGGCGCCCCGCCCGATGATCGCGCTTATTATCCGTTTTATGCCAAGTGCGCCGAGCTGGGCGTGCCGATTCAAATTCAGGTCGGCCATTCGGCTCAACAATTTTTGCCCACTGTCGCGCGTCCCATCACGTTGGATCGCGTGGCGATTGATTTCCCTGAATTGACCATCATCGGCATTCACATTGGCTACCCGTGGACAGAAGAAATGATCGCTGTTGCCTGGAAACATCCGAATGTCTATATCGGCACGGATGCCCATGCGCCCCGTTATTGGGACCCATCGTTGATTCGATTCATCAACGGCCGTGGTCAGGATAAGGTGTTGTTTGGCACTGATTGGCCTGTCATCGAATTTGAGCGGGCGATCAAAGAAATCAACGAGCTTGAATTGAAGGAATCGGTCAAGCAGAAGTTGCTCTACGAGAATGCTGTTCGTGTCTACCGGCTGGAGCAGTGGGTTTGA
- a CDS encoding long-chain-fatty-acid--CoA ligase, which yields MMFGDLAHFGDILRRHARYSGQRVGIVYGDVRLTWHQVNARANRLASALQRRGVRQGDRVAILSKNCHEYVELLFGLAKIGVISVPINYRLSEPEIEFICNDAGAVVLVAGPEYVDVADRVASRSPYIKQVVALGRALPKYMTSYDSLIEAGHEAEPAPERPINPDDLLLFLYTSGTTGFPKGVMYTHRGTLIGMFVHVHAIGSHSTHRVMLPAPLYSAAGIAGIFCAVYVGSYIVLINFEPERALATIQQERITFTNLVPTTIQMLSMRDDIDRYDLSSLKVLLYGGAPMPEPVLRRASQVFRCDFRQTYATSETGCAGTVLEPDEHRLALQDERWAKLLSSCGRPQCNVGVRVVNPDGTDVEPGNVGEVAVYTEGNMVGYWNNPTATAEALRDGWVYTGDLATIDEDGYIYLVDRKHDMIVSGALNVYPTEVERIIYQHPAVLECAVIGVPHEVWGEAVKAVVVVKPGMSLGEDELITFCKERLAGYKCPKSVDFIDRLPRNLTGKVLRRVLREPYWQDRARKI from the coding sequence ATGATGTTTGGAGACCTCGCTCATTTTGGCGACATCCTGCGTCGGCACGCTCGCTATAGCGGGCAACGCGTCGGCATTGTCTACGGCGACGTGCGGCTGACGTGGCACCAAGTCAATGCGCGGGCCAATCGGTTGGCCTCGGCATTGCAACGGCGCGGCGTGCGACAAGGCGACCGCGTGGCCATTTTGAGCAAAAATTGCCATGAGTATGTCGAGCTCCTATTCGGCTTGGCCAAAATTGGCGTCATCAGCGTTCCCATCAACTATCGCTTGAGCGAGCCGGAGATCGAGTTTATTTGTAACGACGCGGGCGCTGTGGTTCTCGTCGCCGGACCGGAGTACGTTGATGTGGCTGACCGCGTCGCATCGCGCTCACCATACATCAAGCAGGTTGTTGCGCTGGGTCGCGCCTTGCCCAAGTATATGACGTCCTACGACTCGCTCATTGAAGCTGGGCATGAAGCTGAACCAGCACCAGAGCGGCCGATCAACCCCGATGACCTGCTCTTGTTTCTTTACACCAGCGGCACAACCGGTTTCCCCAAGGGCGTGATGTATACCCACCGAGGTACGTTGATCGGGATGTTCGTTCACGTGCATGCCATTGGCAGCCATTCAACTCATCGCGTGATGTTGCCGGCGCCGCTTTATTCAGCCGCGGGGATTGCCGGCATCTTCTGCGCCGTCTACGTGGGCAGTTACATCGTGTTGATTAACTTCGAGCCGGAGCGAGCGCTGGCGACGATTCAACAAGAACGCATCACGTTCACGAACCTGGTTCCGACGACGATTCAAATGCTGAGCATGCGCGACGATATTGATCGCTATGATCTATCGAGCCTGAAGGTCTTGCTCTATGGCGGCGCGCCGATGCCGGAGCCTGTTCTGCGGCGAGCCTCGCAAGTGTTTCGCTGTGACTTTCGACAAACATACGCCACATCAGAAACAGGATGCGCCGGCACAGTCTTGGAACCGGATGAGCATCGGCTAGCATTGCAGGACGAACGCTGGGCCAAGCTCCTGAGCTCGTGCGGGCGGCCTCAGTGCAATGTTGGTGTGCGCGTCGTCAATCCCGATGGGACGGATGTCGAACCGGGCAATGTCGGTGAAGTCGCCGTCTACACCGAAGGCAATATGGTCGGCTACTGGAATAATCCTACAGCCACGGCCGAGGCTCTGCGAGACGGCTGGGTCTATACCGGCGACTTGGCCACTATTGATGAGGACGGCTACATCTATCTGGTGGATCGCAAACACGACATGATCGTCAGCGGCGCGCTCAACGTCTATCCGACAGAAGTGGAGCGAATCATTTATCAGCACCCAGCCGTGTTGGAGTGCGCTGTCATTGGCGTTCCTCACGAAGTATGGGGCGAGGCCGTCAAAGCGGTCGTCGTTGTCAAACCGGGCATGTCGCTCGGCGAAGATGAACTGATCACGTTTTGCAAGGAGAGACTGGCCGGTTACAAGTGCCCCAAATCGGTTGATTTCATTGACCGCTTGCCGCGAAACCTCACCGGCAAGGTGCTCCGGCGGGTCTTGCGCGAACCATACTGGCAGGATCGAGCTCGAAAAATTTAG
- a CDS encoding DUF3598 family protein — translation MSLREAMPLLARHEGEWKGTYIYVDAEAKIIDQHASHLTCRFPEDNPDGYHQTNHYTWPDGREEIHQFPATYRDGKIWFDTERIKGYAWEADENTILLTWVYKTDPENYLYEMIQLSPDGNHRARTWHWFKDGELVKRTLIKEVRVR, via the coding sequence ATGTCATTACGTGAAGCTATGCCATTATTGGCTCGACACGAAGGCGAGTGGAAAGGAACGTACATTTACGTGGATGCTGAAGCAAAGATCATTGATCAGCACGCTTCCCATTTGACGTGCCGGTTTCCTGAGGATAATCCCGACGGCTATCATCAAACCAATCACTACACGTGGCCAGATGGTCGAGAGGAAATACATCAATTCCCCGCGACGTATCGGGATGGAAAGATCTGGTTCGATACCGAGCGCATCAAAGGCTATGCCTGGGAAGCCGATGAGAACACCATTCTGCTGACCTGGGTCTACAAAACTGATCCGGAGAACTACCTCTACGAGATGATCCAGTTGAGTCCTGACGGCAATCATCGCGCGCGCACGTGGCACTGGTTCAAAGATGGAGAACTCGTCAAGCGCACACTGATCAAAGAAGTGCGAGTGCGATAA
- a CDS encoding aldehyde dehydrogenase family protein: MVEQIPVRNPRTGQFDDFITPPTPEQLKAHAERLRQAQRDWWHAGLAERITALQQWREILLARKQELASVLAVDTGRWPESVLEVEVVISSIERWCRLAPSLLVEREPAHTSIPFIELKSQLVPYPLVGVISPWNFPLLLSTMDAIPALLAGCAVLVKPSEVTPRFIRPLNETVASVPLLRDVFGFVQGAGETGAALIQLIDLVCFTGSVETGHIVGEAAARRFIPAFLELGGKDPAVVLESADLELATSAILWGSVVNAGQSCLSIERIYVAETIFDRFVEKLVDKATRVQLAYPSYQDGRIGPIIDVHQADIIAAHLRDAVEKGATIHCGGSIEQLGGGLWCRPTVLTNVNHSMKVMTEETFGPLMPVMPFSTVQQAIDLANDTIYGLSAAVFGSEQDALTVAQKLEAGAISINDAALTSVMHEGEKHSFKRSGLGGSRMGPASIMRFLRKKALIIKTEPVVDPWWFEELKTQSIS, encoded by the coding sequence ATGGTCGAGCAAATTCCGGTGCGCAATCCGCGCACCGGTCAGTTCGATGATTTCATCACGCCGCCCACGCCTGAGCAATTGAAGGCTCACGCCGAGCGGTTGCGTCAAGCGCAACGTGATTGGTGGCACGCCGGCCTGGCTGAGCGCATCACCGCGCTCCAACAATGGAGAGAAATCCTCCTGGCGCGAAAACAAGAGCTGGCCAGCGTGTTGGCCGTTGATACAGGCCGGTGGCCGGAGTCGGTGCTGGAAGTCGAGGTGGTGATTTCCAGCATCGAGCGGTGGTGTCGGTTGGCGCCGTCGCTGCTGGTTGAGCGCGAGCCGGCGCACACCTCAATTCCATTCATTGAACTCAAAAGTCAATTGGTCCCTTATCCGTTGGTCGGCGTGATCAGCCCGTGGAATTTCCCATTGCTACTTTCCACTATGGATGCGATTCCGGCGCTGCTGGCCGGTTGCGCTGTGCTCGTCAAGCCGAGTGAAGTGACGCCACGCTTTATTCGCCCGTTGAACGAAACGGTGGCGAGCGTGCCCCTTCTGCGCGACGTTTTCGGCTTCGTGCAAGGCGCTGGAGAGACGGGCGCAGCATTGATCCAGTTGATTGATCTGGTCTGCTTCACCGGCAGCGTCGAGACGGGGCACATCGTCGGTGAAGCCGCAGCGCGGCGGTTCATCCCAGCATTTCTCGAACTGGGCGGCAAAGACCCCGCCGTCGTGCTTGAGTCAGCCGATTTGGAATTAGCCACCTCAGCCATCTTGTGGGGCTCAGTTGTCAACGCCGGCCAATCGTGCCTCTCCATCGAGCGCATCTACGTGGCCGAGACGATCTTTGATCGGTTTGTCGAAAAATTAGTGGATAAGGCGACTCGCGTGCAATTGGCTTACCCCTCTTATCAAGACGGCCGTATCGGGCCGATTATAGACGTGCATCAAGCCGACATTATTGCCGCCCATTTGCGCGATGCCGTTGAAAAGGGCGCAACGATCCATTGCGGTGGGAGCATTGAGCAACTGGGCGGCGGATTGTGGTGCCGACCAACAGTGCTGACAAACGTCAACCATTCGATGAAAGTAATGACTGAAGAAACATTCGGCCCACTGATGCCAGTCATGCCGTTCTCAACGGTTCAGCAGGCGATTGATCTGGCCAATGACACAATCTATGGGCTCAGCGCCGCCGTTTTTGGAAGCGAGCAGGACGCGCTGACCGTTGCTCAAAAATTGGAAGCAGGAGCCATTAGTATCAACGACGCTGCGTTGACCAGTGTCATGCACGAGGGAGAGAAGCATTCATTCAAGCGTTCTGGCCTCGGCGGATCGCGCATGGGGCCGGCTTCGATCATGAGGTTTCTGAGAAAGAAAGCATTGATCATCAAGACAGAACCTGTCGTTGATCCCTGGTGGTTTGAAGAATTGAAGACGCAGTCAATTTCATAA
- a CDS encoding nitrilase, translated as MEGHHHSLSRFRAVAMQVTCRAVNAFTDAQQARARMRETIERLRRQISSTLAWLGADTRLVVLPEYFLTGFPMGESFQVWSQKACLEPTGQEYQWLGEIAQAHKIFLAGNAYELDAHFPDLYFQTSFIIGPSGDVILRYRRLNSMFAPTPHDVWDRYLDIYGLEAVFPVARTEIGNLAAVASEEILFPEITRCLAMRGAEVIVHSSSEASSPEPTPKSIAKAARAVENLVYVISANSAGIEDIAIPRASTDGGSVIIDYHGRVLAKAGPGESIVAYADIDLDSLRAYRRRPGMENLLSRQRFELYADSYRQFHFYPANTLLEKTADRSHFVRTQKETIERLEREGVI; from the coding sequence ATGGAAGGACATCACCATTCGCTGAGCCGATTTCGCGCTGTGGCCATGCAGGTGACGTGTCGCGCCGTCAATGCGTTCACTGACGCCCAGCAAGCCCGCGCGCGCATGCGCGAAACGATTGAGCGATTGCGCCGACAAATTTCATCAACGCTGGCTTGGCTCGGCGCTGATACCCGGCTGGTTGTGCTGCCTGAGTATTTTCTGACCGGCTTCCCGATGGGCGAATCGTTCCAGGTGTGGTCGCAGAAGGCCTGCCTGGAGCCGACAGGCCAGGAATACCAATGGCTCGGAGAGATTGCGCAAGCGCATAAGATTTTTCTTGCCGGCAACGCCTACGAGCTGGATGCGCACTTTCCTGATCTCTACTTTCAGACCAGTTTCATCATCGGTCCATCGGGCGACGTGATCTTGCGGTACCGACGGCTCAATTCGATGTTTGCGCCGACGCCGCATGACGTGTGGGATCGCTATCTGGACATCTATGGCCTGGAGGCCGTGTTTCCCGTCGCGCGAACTGAGATCGGCAATCTGGCTGCTGTCGCATCTGAAGAGATTCTGTTTCCCGAAATCACACGTTGTTTGGCCATGCGTGGTGCGGAGGTGATCGTGCACTCCTCATCGGAAGCGTCCAGTCCAGAGCCGACGCCGAAAAGCATTGCCAAAGCTGCCCGCGCCGTCGAGAACCTCGTCTATGTGATTTCCGCGAACTCGGCCGGCATCGAGGATATTGCTATCCCTCGCGCGTCCACCGATGGCGGCTCGGTCATCATTGACTATCACGGTCGCGTGTTGGCCAAGGCAGGGCCTGGCGAAAGCATCGTCGCGTATGCCGACATTGACCTGGATTCGTTGCGGGCTTACCGACGGCGGCCCGGCATGGAGAATTTACTGTCGCGGCAGCGGTTCGAGCTGTATGCAGACAGCTACCGGCAGTTTCATTTCTATCCGGCTAACACGCTGCTTGAGAAAACAGCCGACCGGTCGCACTTTGTGCGGACGCAAAAAGAGACGATCGAACGGCTGGAGAGAGAAGGGGTGATCTAA